GAATCCAGCGATCACGGTCAGGGCGGCGAAGAAGAAGAAAAGCCAGTCCGTTACCATCAGCGAGGGGGAAGTAAAAATTCCGTAAGCGAGGTTTGAAAGGAAAAAAGCTGCACGGGGCGGCCTTCGAGACTAGTGGTGCGGGTTGCCCTCCAGCTCGGCCTGTTTCTTGCGGTCCCACTTGTAATAGGGGTCCGGCAGGGTGCCGCCGAGTTCGTAGAGCTTCTGCTTGTTGTTGACCATCTCTTCGCGGCTGTAGCCGGAGAGGGAGTAAATATCCTGCAGCCAGATCGCCTCCTCGGGGCAGACTTCCTGGCAAAAGCCGCAGTAAATGCAGCGCAGCATGTTGATCTCGAACTCCTTGGGGCCTTTCTCCACGTGGCGGCTTTCCGACTCTTCCGGGATTTCGCCCGGGGTGATGCGGATTGCCTTGGGGGGGCAGACGAATTCGCAGAGCTGGCAGGAGACGCACTTCTCGCGGCCATTGGGATCGCGCACGAGAGTGGGCACGCCTCGGTAGCCCGGCGGGATTTCGGG
The nucleotide sequence above comes from Verrucomicrobiota bacterium JB022. Encoded proteins:
- a CDS encoding NADH-quinone oxidoreductase subunit I; its protein translation is MATKVVERKPLSIWERSYLPQVVGGLKITFKNMFKPTVTLEYPEERPEIPPGYRGVPTLVRDPNGREKCVSCQLCEFVCPPKAIRITPGEIPEESESRHVEKGPKEFEINMLRCIYCGFCQEVCPEEAIWLQDIYSLSGYSREEMVNNKQKLYELGGTLPDPYYKWDRKKQAELEGNPHH